A portion of the Zootoca vivipara chromosome 6, rZooViv1.1, whole genome shotgun sequence genome contains these proteins:
- the PLPP2 gene encoding phospholipid phosphatase 2, with product MERATRLFLALDILCLVVASLPFIILTLVNSPYKRGFYCEDPSIRYPYKADTITHGAMAGVTIPCTVLIISAGEAYLVYTERLYSRSKFNNYLAALYKVVGTFLFGGAISQSLTDLAKYMIGRLRPNFLAVCNPDWSKVNCSVYVQLEDICRGNFKDITESRLSFYSGHSSFGMYCMMFLALYVQARLVGRWARLVRPTIQFFLISFAIFVGYTRVSDYKHHWSDVLAGLLQGMLIAVLIVRYVSDFFKHRPPSLCPEDPTHKPNVPLSEPDRNHYTYEDAA from the exons ATGGAGCGCGCAACGAGGCTCTTCCTGGCGCTGGATATCTTATGCCTCGTGGTTG cctccCTGCCGTTCATCATCCTGACGTTGGTGAACTCTCCCTACAAGAGGGGGTTCTATTGCGAAGACCCCTCCATCCGCTATCCCTACAAGGCAGACACCATCACCCACGGAGCGATGGCCGGCGTAACTATTCCTTGCACCGTTCTCATT ATTTCTGCCGGGGAGGCATATCTCGTCTACACTGAGCGCTTGTACTCCCGCTCTAAATTCAACAATTACCTCGCCGCGCTCTACAAGGTGGTGGGGACCTTCCTGTTTGGCGGCGCCATCAGCCAATCACTGACAGACCTGGCCAAGTACATGATTGGACGCCTGCGGCCCAACTTCCTGGCGGTCTGCAATCCCGATTGGTCGAAAGTCAACTGCTCGGTTTATGTCCAGCTGGAAGACATCTGCCGGGGCAACTTCAAAGACATAACTGAGTCCAG GTTATCTTTCTATTCTGGACACTCCTCATTTGGAATGTACTGCATGATGTTCCTAGCA ctCTACGTCCAAGCACGCCTGGTGGGGCGATGGGCACGCCTGGTTCGGCCTACCATCCAGTTCTTCCTCATCTCCTTTGCCATCTTTGTGGGCTACACCCGGGTCTCGGACTATAAACATCACTGGAGTGACGTGTTGGCGGGGCTCCTGCAAGGAATGCTGATTGCTGTCCTCATC GTCCGATACGTCTCTGACTTCTTCAAGCACCGGCCCCCGTCCCTATGTCCCGAAGACCCCACACACAAGCCCAACGTCCCCCTCAGCGAGCCGGACAGGAACCATTACACCTACGAGGACGCGGCCTGA